The Chryseobacterium sp. JV274 sequence GGGATATAGAGAGTGAGATAGGTTTTATTGCTGAAAATGGTGGCTATGTGGTTTATAAAGATCAGGAACTTTTTGCTGATACTCTGGAGTATGAACATATTGTGGAGATCATAAAGACTGTTCGTGAAATACCGGGAGCCAAAGCTGTATTGTCAGCTAAGAAATATGCTTATTATGAAACCGATGATCAGCAGTTCGTGGATTTTTTCTCAAAGTACTATACCCAAAATATGAAAAAAGATGATCTGACGGAAAAGATTGATGATACAGCCTTTAAAATTGCTGTTTATCATCCTGATGGTTCTGAAAAGTATCTTTATCCTGCCCTTAAAAAATTTGAAGACCTGGGCCTCGAAGTTGTTATTTCCGGAGCGCATTGGCTTGATGTCATGAATAAAGATATCAATAAAGGAAATGCCCTGAAAATACTCCAGAAGTCTCTGGGAATTTCTTCTGAAAACACGATGGCTTTCGGAGATTATATGAACGATATAGAAATGCTGAAGAATGCCAAATATTCCTATGCAATGAAAAATGCCCATCCTCATGTGAAACAGATCGCTAATTTTGAAGCTTCTACTAACGATAGTTTTGGGGTATTGAAAACAATTAAGGATTTCCTGCAATTGAATTAGTTCATCTATAAAAAAATAATAATACCAGAACTATATCTTGATGAGAAGTCTTATCCATTACAGAAGTTAAGAGATTTTAAGGTAGAAGTTGTTATTTTTGTCATATTATGCATGATCAGCTGTACCAACTTATTTCGAAAAACGTAAAGCTCTCAGATTCAGACAGAGAGCTGTGTACTCAATATTTCGAACCTGTCTCGTATCTAAAAAATAGAGTAATTGAGGAAGAAGAAAAAATACCACAGTACTTGTATTTTGTGGTTTCTGGATTTGTCCGGCTTTTCCATTATAATGATAGAGGAGATGAGATAACCACCCATATCAACTGTCCTCCCGGCTTCATTACCTCTTATTCTAACTTTGCCAATCAGAGTAAATCTGATGAGAATCTGGAGTGCATTACTGAATGTGAGCTTTTACGAATTACAAAGACTGATCTTGATCTGCTTATGCAGCAAAGTCCTGCATTTAAAGACTTTAGTTTTTTGATATTGCAGCAATCATTATCCTACAATGAAAAACGTGCAAAGGAGCTGGCAACGCTTACTGCCGAAAAACGTTATTTAAAGCTGATGGCTCAAAACCCTGAAATTTTACACAATGTCCCTATGCAGTATATTGCATCTTTTTTAGGGATGAATCCTAAAAGTTTGAGCCGTATCCGAAAACAGATTGTTAAGTAACATTTGTGAAGTGATTTTGAATGGGCAACACTGAACTTTGCAGTATCATTTAAAATCAAAAAGATATGACAAGCAGAAACTTAGTATTGGTGTCAGGAGCCAATGGACATTTGGGCAACAACCTTGTAAGGTTACTCATCAATAAAGGATTTCAGGTCCGGGCATCTGTCCGCAACATCAAAAATAGAGAATGTTTCAAGGATTTAGACTGCGAAGTAGTACAGGCTGATATTACGGACAAAGTTTCATTTATTAAGGCTCTTCAGGATGTTCATACGTTTTATGCTGTAGGAGCTTCATTCAAATTGTGGGCAAAAGATCCTAAAAAGGAAATCTACGACGTAAATATAAATGGAACCCGGAATACTATTCAAGCCGCTGCTGAAGCGGGTGTAAAAAGAATTGTCTATGTAAGTTCTATTGCGGCTTTAGATTACACCAATCTCCCTACTAAAGAAAACAATGGGTATAATCCAGACCGCCGAGATATGTATTATAATTCCAAAAACGATGGTGAAAAACTGGCCTTTCAACTTGCCAAAGAATTAGGAATAGAACTGGTATCCGTAATGCCTGGTGCGATGATAGGTGGTGAGGCATTTCTTCCTTTGAATGTCTCTTATGGTGTACTGAAGCTAATTTTAAATAAGCAAATTCCAATGGATACCAAAATAACACTTAATTGGATAGATGTAAAAGATGTCGCCGAAGGATGCTATCTTGCTGCACAAAAAGGGCGCTCAGGGGAACGATATATTTTAGCTCATGAAAAATGCATGACTATTACTGACACGACCAAATTGGCTCAGAAACTTTATCCGGAATTGAAAATCAAAATACCAGGCTCTGTTCCTAAGTTTATACTATATGCAATTGCAGGGTTAATGGAATTTTCAGCTAAAATAACTGGAAAACCTCCGTTATTAACTACAAAAGAGATTGCAATGTTTTCGGGATTACAACAGAACTTTGATATATCTAAATCCAGAAATGAACTAGGCTTTTATCCAAAAAATTCTGAGCAAACAGTGAAGGAAGCTTTCTCTTTTCTCATGGAAAATAAGAATTTGTTGTAAATGATTAGTTTGCATGACAGTTAGTAAGATATTGACGACGGATCGCTTGATATTGTTCTGTAAATAGTTCCGGTGCGGTCTTCATTTCCAGCAATGATAAGATTCTATTGAAATTTCCTTTTAAATAAAAACCTCTATGGAGTTCCAGTGATTTTTTGCCATAATATACAGTACAGACTGGAGTTTGATATTTCCCAACTATTTTCATATCTATTCCTGTAATGTCAGTCCAGAGAAATTGATGCCGTTTCAGACCTCCAGTAAATCGGATATTTGTATTTGAAATAATTAATTTTAGTCGGGTATACATTAACATACTCACAGCAATCAGCAAAAGTATAGGTACCAGAAAAATAATCTCCTTTGGAAGGTCTTTCTGCATGAGAAGACCAAATCCGGTCACAATTAAGAGAGGTCCGAAAAAATAACAGATTATTTTTAACCATTGCGGTGAGGAAAAAATTTCTTCAGTCAGTATCTGTTTCATAGTATAATAGTACGATTTTTAAGTGATGTATTCTGTTTTCGTTCAAACAAAAATAGGATGATTATCTACAGCTTAAAACAAGAATTATTAAAGTCTTTGATTAAAACATGAAAGTTAAAGTTATTAAACTAAATGGAAATGTTTGATTCTTAGATAAAAAAACAGCCACAATTGAATTGTAGCTGCCTCTTTTGAAATCAAATATCGACTATTATAAAGATCTGGAACGAGCAATGTTGATGAGATACACAAGATGTGCAAACATGTTTCGTTTCACAGACTCTACTTTTATATCTCCGGTGGTCTGGTTAATCGTTGTTACAAGATCTGTATTACATTGACCATTGAAGTTACCGCTTCCTAAATAGTTTACATTATTAGCTGTTGGGTAGGAGATTCTTGGATAATCCGGTGCAACCTGGTTGGCAACAGCAGTTGTTCCACTGAATCCTTTATTATCAACATATCGGGCTGTCCAGGTTCCTAAAAACTGTCCGTTACCCGTATTGATGCTCTGTCCCACAATAATTTGGGTGTCTACAGGATTGGTAAATCCGGAACAGGAGGTATAGTGATTTAAAGAAACGGTGCAGGAAGAAGCGTTATCAATAGGTTGAAAGCATTTTCCTTCATAGATGGTCAGCCTTTGTTCAGTGGAAGAAGTAGACGTGTTCAATAAAGCTTTCGGAGCAAAAATTTCTTCAGGAGATATAAGGGTTAAAACTCCTTGTGCATCCGCAGCAACAATTTTTTTTTCAGCATTTGAAAGTCCTCTTACTCTTACCAGACCATTGACATCTAGTGTATGAGAAGGAGTAGATGTATTAATCCCAACCTGTGCTGTTAAACTCCCGCCAATAGCAAGTGCTGCCAAAAAGAATGTTTTTGTTTTCATGTTATTATTTGAAAAGGTTAAATTTTTCACGAATATAGGAAATAACTTTAAAACTGGTGTAGAAATCGTCTGAAATCTAATATAAAGTAATTGTAAACAGATATTGAATAAAATAATATCAAATTTCAGATAGCGTTTTTTAAATAACTCAAAGCTGATACACCTTGTATTTGTTTGAAAAATATTTGTATTTTAGCCAAAATATGTTGTTTTTTAATAAACATATTGGGTGCTAATTAAAATTCAGATAATTTGAATGAAAAAATTAGTAGATTTGCACGGAACAAAAAAATAATAAATATTAAGCACTATTCTCTGTGACGGAATTTTTAGGAGGGAAGTACATTGAGAATAACAGGATTTTAGGTTAAAACTACTGAAACTATGAAGAAACTTTTTTTACTTTTATTAATGGCGTTTTTATTTATCGGTTGCAGCTCTGATGATGATACTATCTATGATTATGTAGGAACATGGTCAGGTTCTTATGAAGGAAATGATAAAGGAGTTTGGAACTTCGTGGTAGATGAGAGTGGTAAAGTGGTAGGAACAATGCATTCCGATGTTAATAATGAAAACTACAGTATTTCCGGGAATTTAAGTGAGACAGGAGATCTTAACGCAAGAGTAGGACTTCCTTCACAAGGAGATTTCAAAGGAACGTTAACGACGGAAAAAAAAGGAAACGGAAACTGGTCCAACTCACTTCCTACACCTGCACAGTCAGGAACCTGGAAAGGAGAGAAAAAATAAAACAAGAAAGTCTGCAGAATCTACTGCAGACTTTTTTATTTAAACAAATCCCATGTGGGTAATCTCATCGTGATCATTCTTCAGGATCATAAAATAAAGGAGAACATCATTTTCTGAAAAATATTTTTTAAAAGGCTGTTGCTGATTCCAGCTGATTATTTCTTCAGCATATTCTGTGCTGTAATTTTCAGAATCTAATTTTATAGTCATAATGACGGCTTTATCAGCACTACAATCTTCACTTTGATAGAGGATCTGATCCTCAATTCTGATACAATCCGAAATATTAGGGAAAGTACCCAGCTGAAATTCTCTCAGAAGCTTTTTCCCTTCTTCAGTCTTTAATCCATTTTCAACCGTTCGTTTTCCCCTTCCGGAAATCATATCCAGGTCTTTGATCGTTGTCATAACCTTTGCAAACTTCTGGTAGAGGAGGGGATCACCTGCTTTCCTGATATAGACTTCCAGGGTATTCCTTATAATCTTTCCAATTTTGGAGCAATGCCCGAATTCCGAACTGTTCTGCCGGACTTTCTCATACGACGGATCCTTTTTAAAAGCCGCTTTATTGAACCCGCTTTTCTTCCGAACCACATTTTTGCCGTTCAGAGTATAAAATACAAGGTCGCCTACAGCCCCTGTGATCTTGATGAGACTTTCATATGTTGCCATATATTCAAAATAGAGATCAAATATACCAATAAATACTTGAAATCAAAATTTTAACATATATTTATAATATAGTTGTAGTATAGTTATATTATAATTAAAATATAAAATGTATATTTGTTGAAGAATTACTTAACCGAGTATAAATCAGACGAATATGGGATTGGGGTTATTTGAACAAAAAATAAGAATAAAGCAGTGGTCTGTTTTACTGATTGCTTCTGCTTTTGTAGTGTC is a genomic window containing:
- a CDS encoding HAD family hydrolase, with translation MEHIKLIVTDMDGTFLNSSHEMSPEFSDVYKELKKRNILFVPASGRQMPGITHYFGDIESEIGFIAENGGYVVYKDQELFADTLEYEHIVEIIKTVREIPGAKAVLSAKKYAYYETDDQQFVDFFSKYYTQNMKKDDLTEKIDDTAFKIAVYHPDGSEKYLYPALKKFEDLGLEVVISGAHWLDVMNKDINKGNALKILQKSLGISSENTMAFGDYMNDIEMLKNAKYSYAMKNAHPHVKQIANFEASTNDSFGVLKTIKDFLQLN
- a CDS encoding Crp/Fnr family transcriptional regulator: MHDQLYQLISKNVKLSDSDRELCTQYFEPVSYLKNRVIEEEEKIPQYLYFVVSGFVRLFHYNDRGDEITTHINCPPGFITSYSNFANQSKSDENLECITECELLRITKTDLDLLMQQSPAFKDFSFLILQQSLSYNEKRAKELATLTAEKRYLKLMAQNPEILHNVPMQYIASFLGMNPKSLSRIRKQIVK
- a CDS encoding NAD-dependent epimerase/dehydratase family protein; amino-acid sequence: MTSRNLVLVSGANGHLGNNLVRLLINKGFQVRASVRNIKNRECFKDLDCEVVQADITDKVSFIKALQDVHTFYAVGASFKLWAKDPKKEIYDVNINGTRNTIQAAAEAGVKRIVYVSSIAALDYTNLPTKENNGYNPDRRDMYYNSKNDGEKLAFQLAKELGIELVSVMPGAMIGGEAFLPLNVSYGVLKLILNKQIPMDTKITLNWIDVKDVAEGCYLAAQKGRSGERYILAHEKCMTITDTTKLAQKLYPELKIKIPGSVPKFILYAIAGLMEFSAKITGKPPLLTTKEIAMFSGLQQNFDISKSRNELGFYPKNSEQTVKEAFSFLMENKNLL